A window from Nitrospira sp. ND1 encodes these proteins:
- a CDS encoding PIN domain-containing protein, producing MFDLIERGLNPAVTSTVTLLELLVQPYRDQKDELAQRIFALAGTYPRLEWVSVTMNVADRAAELRARYRLSTPDAIQLATAILHKAVRFYGNDRGLRKVKEIECVLIDELI from the coding sequence TTGTTCGATTTGATCGAGCGTGGGCTCAATCCAGCTGTCACATCAACCGTGACCCTCCTGGAGTTGCTGGTCCAGCCGTACCGTGACCAGAAAGATGAGTTGGCTCAACGCATTTTTGCTCTTGCCGGCACGTATCCAAGGCTGGAATGGGTTTCGGTCACAATGAATGTGGCGGACCGTGCAGCCGAACTCCGTGCCCGGTATCGTCTCAGCACACCGGATGCGATACAGCTGGCCACGGCCATCTTGCACAAGGCCGTGCGCTTCTACGGGAATGATCGCGGTTTGCGAAAGGTGAAAGAGATTGAGTGTGTCCTTATAGATGAGTTGATCTGA